From the Argentina anserina chromosome 3, drPotAnse1.1, whole genome shotgun sequence genome, the window GGTGAAAGTGATGATTCTGATGATGACAAGTCCATCCCTAAGGGCAAGGGGTTCAAGTCCCAGAAGAAATCGCAAGGCTCAGGACAGATGGGTGTAGGGAGGATTCTTGTTTGTGACAGAGATGAGAAAAAGAGCAGAAAACGGAAGTTTGGGGATGAAAATGATGATTCTGATGATGACAAGCCCATTTCTAAGGGCAAGTGGTACAAGTCCCAGAAGAAATAAcagcaaatttaatctgtCTGCTAAGGTAAGACACTGATCTAAACGAAGAAACTGAAATTTGAGGGTCTGAGACACTCCTGTGGGGAAGTTTTGAGGTTCTTCATCTGCCAAACCTGTACAGAAAAATCGAGTCTCTGCCCCTCTTTTATCACATAGGGCAAGAGCTTTTTGACCTAGCGTGACCTACCACCAACGCTTAGGTTAACATCTCATTCCTTTTGTAAGCACCTTCTGCGGCGGTTTTTAGGATCTTTGGAATGTATCATGAGCTGTGCTGCAGTTGGTTGCCGTGTGCAGGGCTGCACAAGCGTGCATGCATGTATCAATGGAAGTTGCCTAGACAGTCACTTGCAAACTTAGTATTATGGGCTGTATAATAGTAGCGTGTGTATTTGTAGTGTATTGCGGATATTATGTTTTTGACTGTTAGAATTGCTTCCTTTGATCGTTCTTGTTATGCAATGAGACAAAGTCAATGTCATTGAGTATATTTAGCACTGATACTAAATAGTAACTAAACAGTTTCGTGTTTTGTAAAATGTAAACTACCTTTGATTTTGGTGATAGTGACCAATAAGTTTTAATAAGGTGTTTTCCATAATTCACCAAACACAATTGATTTGgattaaagaaaatattttctaAAAACAATGCAGATCCCAAACTAATCTTCAGAAGCCATCTCGGAATATGTTCATCTAGACGCTAACCATAAGTAGATATCCTAATTGCAGTTAGCATACGAAATACCATAGCAAATGAAAAAAGGAACTCAGTGATGTCGTCCTTGTGGTTTTACCGCTTGTggttagaaaaaatataattttgatcCTCTAGCCCATGAAATAACTTAATGAACTTATCACAATATTCAGAATCAAATCTAACTCCGTTAGTGTGGCCGTCATGTGCCAATTACCTACACCGAAATTAACCTAGCTAGCATGTGATTACAACCTCACTGACGAAGTTAGAAGCAATGTATGTTGAATCAAGAATATAAGTTGATCGATTTATCCATCCCAACCCTGATGAccaaaattaaatattttagaACTTACAAACGCAAACATAGTCACCGCATATAGAACTAATTTATAACGTCCACCCATATATATTGCTTTCCCATCTAACAAGAAAGATTTATTCTAGTCAGAGGGGTTAATTTCGTTTTCTCTCTTTCGAAACAGAAGGGACAGTGGTTATTAAGAaacagatgatgatgatgatcaaaACTTCTGAGTCTTTTTCagtaaatttatatttataaaagCCTAAACTTTGTCCTAATAGGAAATGACAGCCTGTTTAAAATTCGCGGGGGTTTAGCTCAGGAAAGCAAATTACGCGAAATGACAATCAAGCCCCTCCTGGAGTCTAGAAGTAGAAGAATACGATCCGTGCATGAAACCCCACTTTTCTCGCAAATTCCGTTAGCCTCTtcagtctctctctccccttGTCCCTTGACAATCTGGTTTCTTCCAGCTGAACCCAAATTCCACGCTATACATATATCACAGACTCCTCGTGTTAAATTAGCTCTCATATTCTATCTCTGTGAAATttcatctctctctttttagtttttgctcacagagagaaaagagagatagggagagtgagtgagtgagGGTTTCGGTTTTTGATTTCGGATTTcggttttcattttttagttttggagTTGTGGTGGTGATCGACAATGGCGGCGTCGAACGGGAGCGAGTACTTCGAATTGGGAATCGAGGGGACGAACGAGACGTTCGCGCGGCCGTCGAACGCCGAGTCGGTGGCGGAGGATGAGGAGGAGCTTATGTGGGCGGCGATCCGGCGGCTGCCGTCGCAGAAGCAGTCGAACACCGCCATTCTCAAGTCGGAAAAGTCTCAGACCATCGACGTCCGGAAGCTCGATCGCCACAACCGCGAGCTCGTCGTCTCCAAAGCCCTCGCCACTAACGACCAGGACAACCACCGCCTCCTCTCCGCCATCAAAGAACGCCTCGACAGGTATATCTCCTACGTCGATCACTCCCTGCTACGTCACTCTCACTACGTTCAAAATCAATCTAAGCTTGATTTTCGTCTTTGATTCATCCAAGCATTAATTAGAAGCATGATTTCGTATTCTTGTTTCCTCTTTTGTTTTCCTTGATTGAATTATTTACGGAACGCTTCATTCAATTTTGGTGAAATACGAACCTGTATGCATGGGCCGTCCAGATTGGAACCTTCTCGTATTTCTGCTATGGAATCTACGGTGTAGAATCACCTGCAGAATATcaatcaatttatttatttattttttgttatcAGGCAAGAATTAGTGTTAAACAGTTATGGTTGAGTAAGGAAGAGTAGGatcataaattaaaataaatatagagcATATTTTTGGAGTACAATTTGTGACGTCTGATTCATTTCAGTAAATAGGATCTTTCAGTTTCTGGAAGTTAAATGAATGAAGTATCATCATTTAAAGgaaatttactaattaagtAAATTCAGTGGATTCAGAGAGTAGTGTTGTTCAGGATCATAAGCTGACATTATTTTGAGATTGTAGGTATACAATAAATGAATTCTGATCACTCTTTTTGGCTTTATTGATACTTAGAATATGTGTAGAAaaatttttcttctatttttattttatttatttttgattgaAAGAGTGGCACTGGAGGTTCGAAAAGTGGAAGTGCGGTACGAGAACCTGAATATAGTAGCAGACGTTCAAACAGGGTCAAGAGCTTTGCCTACTCTCATCAACTATACTCGCGATGGTATAGAGGTACATTTATACACATAAGAGTAATGAGTTTATTGAATCAGTATTAAACAGGTTCTTAGAAAGGTTATTATTTTGATGCAGAGTATTCTAACTACTTTGAGGATTTTCAAACCCAAGAGACGGTCTTTAACAATTTTGAACAACATCAGTGGCATTATCAAACCCGGAAGGTAATGATTCGATAGGTGTTCCCTTTAATTCAGCTCACTGAAAGTGCTTCCATTATATGGAAATGAAATTACTTGACCTGCgtgtataaaaggaaatggaGGCGTTGGAATTTGGAAATTAGAAAAGCAGAGGATTTGTTGTGATCATGTATTGATACTTTAAAAGACGTAGTTACCAGATATGGATAGTCCCTAGgtgcagaaaataattaactCCATATCCTATATCCCTAATTCCCTATTACGTTCACTCTTCAACTGCTCAAGTATATATAGATGCCATGTAATGCATATACAGAGTTGTTGCTATGTTAAAGAAATTCATTGGTTTCACGTGTAATGTAACCATAATATCAGCAAAGAGATACACTTTGATATGAATGtttctcctttttctttcGTAGGATGACTTTGCTTTTAGGACCCCCAAGTTCTGGGAAATCCACGTTGCTCATGACTCTTGCTGGAAAACTGGATGGCAACTTAAAGGTCGGTAGTTGGTGAATATTGTTTAAAAGCATAGATATATATCaccgtgtgtgtgtgtgtgtgcgcgcgcGCGCCTGCGTGCATGTGTGTGTATTCGATACATAGCAATTGAGTCATTTTCTGCCTAATCAGGAACACGAACTTGTCATCAATGATTTCAGAATTAATAACATTTTGTTAGGTTAAGAGAAATCAATCAAAAAATGACAAACTGGAATTAAATACCAATGTGAATCCTTATAGATGCAGGGCAGACTAGCTTGCACATTCAAAAGGACTATCAGTTAGAATTATGGTCGatcaataaaataatttaatgtTAATTACACTTCTCGTAAAGCCTCTTAAGAATTTGCTACTGAAAGTAACAAATTGTCATGGACTGATAGACTGCTTTTAATATATCTTTGTCTTTGGTATTTTTGAGATCATATAATTTAGAGGTGGAATAGTCTTGTGAAATTTGAGTTCAAAACAATAGTTTAGGCTAACATCGTTGACCCGTAATGCACTTAACGTTTgatgttttgtcttcagaaAAGTGGTAGCGTTACCTACAATGGCCACAGGCTTGATGAGTTCTGCATTCAAAGAACTGCTGCTTACATAAGTCAAACAGATAATCACATTGCAGAACTCACAGTAAGAGAAACCTTGGACTTTGCAGCCAGATGTCAAGGTGCAAGCGAAGGTTTTGCAGCGTATGGCAAACAGCTGGTCAagttagagaaagaaaaaaacataagGCCAGATCCAGAAATTGATGCGTTCATGAAGGCATCATCTGTTGCTGGCAAACACAGTATTACAACTGATTATGTTCTCAAAGTGCTTGGTCTTGATGTTTGCTCAGAGACAATTGTTGGAAATGACATGTTAAGAGGGGTTTCGGGGGGGCAGAGAAAAAGGGTTACTACAGGTGAAATGGCAGTTGGACCAAGAAAAACCATGTTTATGGATGAAATATCTACTGGACTGGATAGTTCTACTACATACCAGATTGTTAAATGTATTGGGAATTTTGTTCATCACATGGAAGCTACAGTACTAATGGCTCTGCTTCAGCCTGCACCTGAGACATTTGAACTATTTGATGATTTAGTGCTACTAGCCGAAGGACACGTCGTTTATCAAGGCCCTCGAGCAGAAGTTTTGGAGTTCTTCGAGTCATTAGGTTTCAAATTACCACCACGAAAGGGTGCCGCAGATTTTCTTCAAGAGGTACATCAACACCAACCAGAACTTGAATACTTGAAAGTTTCTTCATTAACTGGTGCTATTTTGTGTGATCCACTCTTCTATTCCAAAGTATAAACCCTCATTTATTTCTTACAATGTAAATTCTAATACTTATAATTTAGTGAACATAGTGGAGGAACAAAACTAGTAAAACAGCCTAGCGAAGTAATTTTGATCtataataattttattgaAGTAAGATTTCCCTGAGTGTACAGTTAGCTAACCCTTTTCACTTTATTTCCAGGTAACATCTAAAAAGGATCAAGCTCAGTACTGGGCTGATAGTTCGAAACCATATACATACCTTTCTGTTTCAGAAATTGCAGAAGCCTTCAAGAAGTCCAGGTTTGGAAAGTCTGTGGATGCCGCTCTCTCTTCCCCATATGATAGAGCTAAAAGTCTTCCTGCGGCTTtgccaaaaacaaaatatgcaGCCTCAAAATGGGAGCTTTGTAAAGCATGCTTCTCACGAGAACTACTGTTGATCAGCAGGCATAGGTTTCTTTACACATTTAGGACCTGCCAGGTACGTGCTTTGTTTACTAACTCAAGTGCTATTGTCATTTCACATGTATAATTCTATTTCTCATATATTAATCTGTATGTGCTACTTGTTTTCAAGGTTGCCTTTGTTGGATTTGTGACATGCACAATGTTTCCTAGATGGGAAATACAGCCCACAGATGAAATAAATGGCAACCTGTACCTTTCTTGCTTGTTCTTTGGGTTGGTGCACATGATGTTCAATGGGTTCACCGAGCTTCCCCTTATGATATCTCGGCTCCCAGTCTTTTACAAGCAAAGGGACAACTATTTTCATCCTGCGTGGGCATGGTCTGGTGTTAGTTTGCTTCTGCGCATACCTTACTCTATTATTGAAGCTATCGTATGGTCCTGTGTTGTATACTACACGGTTGGCTTTGCCCCTGGTCCTGGGAGATTTTTCCGTTTCATGTTGTTGCTTTTTTCTGTGCACCAAATGGCTTTGGGTCTCTTCCGGACAATGGCATCCCTTGCACGAGATATGGTCATTGCAAATACATTTGGATCAGCTGCACTAATTGTcatattttgttttggtggATTCATCATTCCAAAAGGTACTTAAATCTTTTGCATGGTTAACAAATTTGTTATCATCAGGAATTTGCCTTGTTATTTTTAGTCCTTGCATCATTTGGATCACCTGcgccttttctttttcagatAGCATTAAGCCATGGTGGGGATGGGCCTTTTGGGTATCGCCACTATCGTATGGACAACGCGCAATTTCTGTCAATGAATTTACTGCTGTAAGGTGGATCAAGGTATGCTCATGTCATTTTGAATGAAAGTAATTACTTCCATATTTTTTTCATCAGATGTAAATTTGTTATTTCGCGCTTTCGCAACTTTGCAGATATCTCCTTTAACCAACAGAACAATTGGTCAAAATGTTCTTCAACAACACAGCTTACCAAATGGCGATTCCTGGTATTGGATTGGAGTTGGTGCTCTGTTGGCTTATGCATTGCTTTTCAATTGCATAGTGACTCTGGCCTTGATGTACCTAAATCGTAAGTTTGAAAAGAATTTGTATGCTTGTATCTTCAATTACTGCATTCagtttagaaattaaaaattcaTTTTGATTTATGTTCAAGTCTTATTTGTATATCATATCTAACAATGTTGTTCATCACACGTTGTTCACAGCACTAAGGAAAAACCAGACGGTGCTTCCACTTGATGACACAGAAGAGAGCCCTGCTGCAGATGGTCGGTCTCTACTCCACCATCTAACTTATGTATTCATATCTATAGATACTTAAGAGCTCCAGTTGACATGTAATAACAATACTCTGGTTATGCAGGGGGTAATAAAAAGATTATGTCAAATGGAAATAGCAGCCCAAGAAGAAAAGGAATGATATTACCATTTCAGCCATTAACAATGACTTTCCACAATGTTAACTATTATGTCGACATGCCAAAGGTATCCATtcagctttattttcttttagtttccTTGTTTGTAACTCTTAAAGTTTATTTATCTATATATTATAGGTAACATAAACTGGaatctttaatatttttagGAAATGAAGTCACAAGGTATACCAGAATCAAGGTTGCAGCTTTTGTCAAACGTGAGCGGAGTATTCTCACCAGGTGTTCTTACAGCTTTAGTTGGGTCTAGTGGAGCAGGAAAGACCACTTTAATGGATGTCCTTGCTGGTAGGAAAACTGGTGGATACATAGAAGGAGATATCAAGATATCTGGTTACCCGAAAGAGCAACGTACTTTTGCTAGAATAGCAGGCTATGTTGAGCAAAATGACATACATTCTCCTCAACTTACAGTGGAGGagtctgtaaggttttcttcTGCTCTTCGCCTTCCAAAGGAAGTCAGCGTGGAGAAAAGACTTGTGAGTTGGTGCATCCCACTAATGAGATTTAAATTGTTTTGCTTTCCTTCATTGTTCCAATTTATTTTTCACATAACGTTACCATGTTAACATTGCAGGAATTCGTTGAAGAAGTAATGAAACTTGTAGAGCTTGATACTCTAAGGCATGCTTTGGTCGGTTTGCCAGGCAGTTCAGGTTTATCAACAGAGCAAAGAAAACGCTTAACAATTGCTGTTGAGCTTGTTGCCAACCCTTCAATTATCTTCATGGATGAACCCACCTCTGGACTTGATGCAAGAGCAGCAGCCATTGTGATGAGGACTGTTCGCAATACTGTTGATACAGGAAGAACAGTGGTCTGCACTATCCATCAACCAAGTATTGACATATTTGAGGCATTTGATGAGGTACCTTAGAGGCTTAGATTAAAATCTTACAACTTGGAATATGATGTTCTGTCCACTTTTGAATATGAAGTTCATCCGAATTTTGATTTGATCTACAGCTTCTTCTAATGAAACGAGGGGGGCAAGTTATATATGGAGGAAAGCTAGGCCAGCACTCCCAGACAATGATAAACTACTTTcaggtgaattttttttctcttttgttacCACATCAATTTCTCTGAGAGTTTGTCCTCATTATTGTTTTCTTCTGCAGGAGATTAATGGAATTACTCCGATTCCAAGTGGGTACAATCCTGCAACATGGATGCTGGAGGTAACAACACCGGCTTGTGAACAGAGAATTGGTGAAGACTTTGCTAGCCTATACAGAAAATCAGAGCAGTACAGGTACCTTAGTTTGATGTTGTTGTAATTTCTAAATGAAGTGAGCAAGATCTCTGCTGCTTCTGTCTATAGCGTTTTCTATTGTTAATAGATATTGATTCTTACAAGTATTTCTTGATGCTATCTCTTATAAAAACATCTTCACATTCTTGCTTCAGGGAGGTGGAAGAGTCTATCCAGCAGTATAGTAATCCTCCAGCCAACTCGAAAGCACTAAAGTTTGCTTCCATGTATTCACAGAACACGTCGGTTCAATTTAGGACCTGCTTATGGAAACAAAACCTTGTGTATTGGAGAAGtccacaatataatgccatgAGGTTAATCTTTACTACCATTGCTGCATTGATATTCGGTTCAGCATTTTGGGATGTTGGTGCTAAAAGAGACTCAATACAATCACTGATGATGGTTATGGGAGCTCTGTATGCTGCTTGCTTGTTTCTTGGAGTCAATAATGCTTCTTCAGTTCAGCCGATTGTTTCGATTGAGAGGACAGTATTCTATCGAGAAAAAGCAGCTGGAATGTATTCTCCATTGGCTTATGCAGCAGCCCAGGTAAATCTCTTTACACTTCTGAATGATAGGATTAATTTTGCAAGTTGTATGTCTGGATAAcaagagtatatatatatattacatctctctcttcttgGCCTTCTATTGTCATGCAGGGCCTTATAGAGGTGCCATACATCGCTGTACAGACAATAGTATATGGGGTGATCACATACTTCATGGTCAACTTCGAAAGGACACTGGGTAAGATTTTGAAATCTTCCATTGGAATTGAACTTTTCATTAACCATAGTATTACCCTCACtaatatttctttcttttttgcagAAAAATTCTTGCTCTATATTCTTTTCATGTTCCTCACATTCACCTACTTCACCCTATATGGCATGGCGGCTGTTGGTCTCACTCCTTCACAGCACCTAGCAGCCGTCATCTCTTCTGCATTTTACTCAGTGTGGAATCTCCACTCCGGTTTCCTCATCCCTAAACCAGTTAGTAACTCATTAACTTTTACATACTACTATATTATGTTATCCGCATTGTTCTTGGCACATTTTGTCACAGCTTAAGATTTTAGGATTCAGTGTGTCCAACACTTGTACTAATCAACGGACTCAAGCAAGTTGTGTAAATATCATTTCAGAATATCCCGAAATATTGGCTTTGGTTTTACTACATCTGCCCAGTTGCATGGACACTCAGAGGTATTGTCACTTCCCAACTTGGTGATGTGGAGACCATTCTTGTTGGACCTGCTTTTAAGGGCAGCGTGAAAGAATACTTGGAGGTAAGCCTTGGCTTTGGCCCTGGGATGATTGGCGTTTCAGTAGCTGCGCTTCTCGGCTTCAATGTGCTGTTCTTCAGTATCTTCGCTTTCTCCATCAAATTTCTCAACTTCCAGAGAAGATAGACCTGGTGAAGGTTCAGTTTATATCAGTGCTTCATGACTTTCCCGGATTACGTGCAATGATCATTCTTCAAGACCCAAGTCATCAGAAAGAGGCAAAGTACTAGCATGAATGAATTTCTGAAACAACTCAAAGTTCAAGTGACAGAGACTCTTGAATTTTCCAGCCATAGACATAAGCAGTTATAGTCACTAGTATAGTAGTCGGCAACTTAAGCACAGAGTTTTACCCTTCTCTagcaagattttttttttgttggatgTTCTATACTGCTATACAATGAGTTAATGAACTTTAGCTATGTagcaatataattaattagtgAAGCATGGTCTAGATAATTTTGCGTATCCTGCTATGACAGTCACTATCCCTGGTAATAGATTCACACCAATTAGCATTACCTTGCATCTAATTAATGTTAAATTCATTCCAGTTTAGCGAAGAAAGTAAACACAGGAATTATATGTTACATGCATTATTTAATCAAATCCATTCTTCTGACATTCACAGTTAAATGAATATTAGCCCCAGGAACTTAGACTGTCACTATTCACTTGGTACTAACCACAAATCTGAGAGTTAGTCACAGAATCACATTTCTTGTCATCAAATTAAGGTTGACGAACTTGGGTTTCTTTTGTAATAAAGTTTTTCGGAAGGCATATGTGACATACAACAGTAGAGGTCTATGGTTTCTTCTGCTGTTTTTCTTCTGCAGGATATCATCGCGCAGAGAAAAGACTTATAAGCTGCTGCATTCGCTTCATGTAACTCATTCCTTTCAACTTTCCTCAAACTTCCAGTAACATAAGTTTATCATGTTTACATTCCAGGAACTTTTAGACAAGGGCGGAGCCAGGATTTCATAATGAGTTGGGTTGgaaaaaaatttacaattatttatgaactatatatataaatttggaGTGGaataatatttaaattttaaatttttacactaaaatttagctaaaaatacaaattttttaataatttgaggTGGGTTATAAGCCTATAACCCACCGTATCCCGTGTGTAGTTACGTCCTTATTtgtaaatgaggttttccgaCACAAACAAAATATGTCGAATCTACTGAGATTGTGGCCAGCCAGCGCTGAACATTGTGAAGATTGAAAGTTTGGTAGAAATAAAATGGTGTTGggggttttactgttttagTGAACCAATTAGTGATAATTTTAGCTGAATGATAATAAACAAGAAAGAATGAATCGACAGTGCCCCTAATTAGAAAAAGGGAACACCCCAAAGACAAGATGAGTAAAAACAGGAgacttgaaaagaaacaatgcATCTGTATTATTCCATTACCCCAAAACACCAGTCTGATCATAAAAATAAGCAACAGAGAGAAGGGCAGTCAACAGAAAACCATGAATAGAGCACAACATTGCACTAATTTATGGTGCTCTCACATTCCCCAGTGTTGAATTATGAAATGTAATGAAACATACAAAATAAAGAAGACGAAGATGAATGATTTCCaatgaacaaaaacaaatcaagaGAGCTAAATAgctgagaaaaataaaataaaaggctAACTATATCATTACCTACCGAAAGGTAGCTGCTGGAAAAAATCTACCACTAGGGCTAAAACAAATTTAAACAACTAGAAAAAACGGAAAGAAAGGCTATTTGGGAGACAAGCAAACATGAATTTAGGAGAAAAGCATGCAGCCTTACTCTCTATCCTTGCCTGCCCTGCAGGCCACCATACTGAGCCATGCACAGCTCCACACACCTTCACTTCAATAATCCCCCTCAAGCGCAGGCGAGAGAAAAACGAGAGCCAAGTTTG encodes:
- the LOC126788938 gene encoding ABC transporter G family member 31 isoform X5, with amino-acid sequence MAASNGSEYFELGIEGTNETFARPSNAESVAEDEEELMWAAIRRLPSQKQSNTAILKSEKSQTIDVRKLDRHNRELVVSKALATNDQDNHRLLSAIKERLDRVALEVRKVEVRYENLNIVADVQTGSRALPTLINYTRDGIESILTTLRIFKPKRRSLTILNNISGIIKPGRMTLLLGPPSSGKSTLLMTLAGKLDGNLKKSGSVTYNGHRLDEFCIQRTAAYISQTDNHIAELTVRETLDFAARCQGASEGFAAYGKQLVKLEKEKNIRPDPEIDAFMKASSVAGKHSITTDYVLKVLGLDVCSETIVGNDMLRGVSGGQRKRVTTGEMAVGPRKTMFMDEISTGLDSSTTYQIVKCIGNFVHHMEATVLMALLQPAPETFELFDDLVLLAEGHVVYQGPRAEVLEFFESLGFKLPPRKGAADFLQEVTSKKDQAQYWADSSKPYTYLSVSEIAEAFKKSRFGKSVDAALSSPYDRAKSLPAALPKTKYAASKWELCKACFSRELLLISRHRFLYTFRTCQVAFVGFVTCTMFPRWEIQPTDEINGNLYLSCLFFGLVHMMFNGFTELPLMISRLPVFYKQRDNYFHPAWAWSGVSLLLRIPYSIIEAIVWSCVVYYTVGFAPGPGRFFRFMLLLFSVHQMALGLFRTMASLARDMVIANTFGSAALIVIFCFGGFIIPKDSIKPWWGWAFWVSPLSYGQRAISVNEFTAVRWIKISPLTNRTIGQNVLQQHSLPNGDSWYWIGVGALLAYALLFNCIVTLALMYLNPLRKNQTVLPLDDTEESPAIMSNGNSSPRRKGMILPFQPLTMTFHNVNYYVDMPKEMKSQGIPESRLQLLSNVSGVFSPGVLTALVGSSGAGKTTLMDVLAGRKTGGYIEGDIKISGYPKEQRTFARIAGYVEQNDIHSPQLTVEESVRFSSALRLPKEVSVEKRLEFVEEVMKLVELDTLRHALVGLPGSSGLSTEQRKRLTIAVELVANPSIIFMDEPTSGLDARAAAIVMRTVRNTVDTGRTVVCTIHQPSIDIFEAFDELLLMKRGGQVIYGGKLGQHSQTMINYFQEINGITPIPSGYNPATWMLEVTTPACEQRIGEDFASLYRKSEQYREVEESIQQYSNPPANSKALKFASMYSQNTSVQFRTCLWKQNLVYWRSPQYNAMRLIFTTIAALIFGSAFWDVGAKRDSIQSLMMVMGALYAACLFLGVNNASSVQPIVSIERTVFYREKAAGMYSPLAYAAAQGLIEVPYIAVQTIVYGVITYFMVNFERTLEKFLLYILFMFLTFTYFTLYGMAAVGLTPSQHLAAVISSAFYSVWNLHSGFLIPKPNIPKYWLWFYYICPVAWTLRGIVTSQLGDVETILVGPAFKGSVKEYLEVSLGFGPGMIGVSVAALLGFNVLFFSIFAFSIKFLNFQRR
- the LOC126788938 gene encoding ABC transporter G family member 31 isoform X4; translated protein: MAASNGSEYFELGIEGTNETFARPSNAESVAEDEEELMWAAIRRLPSQKQSNTAILKSEKSQTIDVRKLDRHNRELVVSKALATNDQDNHRLLSAIKERLDRVALEVRKVEVRYENLNIVADVQTGSRALPTLINYTRDGIESILTTLRIFKPKRRSLTILNNISGIIKPGRMTLLLGPPSSGKSTLLMTLAGKLDGNLKKSGSVTYNGHRLDEFCIQRTAAYISQTDNHIAELTVRETLDFAARCQGASEGFAAYGKQLVKLEKEKNIRPDPEIDAFMKASSVAGKHSITTDYVLKVLGLDVCSETIVGNDMLRGVSGGQRKRVTTGEMAVGPRKTMFMDEISTGLDSSTTYQIVKCIGNFVHHMEATVLMALLQPAPETFELFDDLVLLAEGHVVYQGPRAEVLEFFESLGFKLPPRKGAADFLQEVTSKKDQAQYWADSSKPYTYLSVSEIAEAFKKSRFGKSVDAALSSPYDRAKSLPAALPKTKYAASKWELCKACFSRELLLISRHRFLYTFRTCQVAFVGFVTCTMFPRWEIQPTDEINGNLYLSCLFFGLVHMMFNGFTELPLMISRLPVFYKQRDNYFHPAWAWSGVSLLLRIPYSIIEAIVWSCVVYYTVGFAPGPGRFFRFMLLLFSVHQMALGLFRTMASLARDMVIANTFGSAALIVIFCFGGFIIPKDSIKPWWGWAFWVSPLSYGQRAISVNEFTAVRWIKISPLTNRTIGQNVLQQHSLPNGDSWYWIGVGALLAYALLFNCIVTLALMYLNPLRKNQTVLPLDDTEERGNKKIMSNGNSSPRRKGMILPFQPLTMTFHNVNYYVDMPKEMKSQGIPESRLQLLSNVSGVFSPGVLTALVGSSGAGKTTLMDVLAGRKTGGYIEGDIKISGYPKEQRTFARIAGYVEQNDIHSPQLTVEESVRFSSALRLPKEVSVEKRLEFVEEVMKLVELDTLRHALVGLPGSSGLSTEQRKRLTIAVELVANPSIIFMDEPTSGLDARAAAIVMRTVRNTVDTGRTVVCTIHQPSIDIFEAFDELLLMKRGGQVIYGGKLGQHSQTMINYFQEINGITPIPSGYNPATWMLEVTTPACEQRIGEDFASLYRKSEQYREVEESIQQYSNPPANSKALKFASMYSQNTSVQFRTCLWKQNLVYWRSPQYNAMRLIFTTIAALIFGSAFWDVGAKRDSIQSLMMVMGALYAACLFLGVNNASSVQPIVSIERTVFYREKAAGMYSPLAYAAAQGLIEVPYIAVQTIVYGVITYFMVNFERTLEKFLLYILFMFLTFTYFTLYGMAAVGLTPSQHLAAVISSAFYSVWNLHSGFLIPKPNIPKYWLWFYYICPVAWTLRGIVTSQLGDVETILVGPAFKGSVKEYLEVSLGFGPGMIGVSVAALLGFNVLFFSIFAFSIKFLNFQRR